Within Diospyros lotus cultivar Yz01 chromosome 15, ASM1463336v1, whole genome shotgun sequence, the genomic segment CCAGCCCAGCCAGAAAACCAGAATAACATGCACACATACCTTGCAGTCTTCTACCTCCAACCCAGCCGGATGAGTGTAAGGGGAACATGTAGAAGAAATAGGACAAATTTGGAATATATGAGCTACAATGAGTAATTAATGGTGGCTGCAAAGAGTAAAAATGTAAATTAGGTTGGTGTGGGCTGTGAAGAGTAATAATGTAGGCTGGAGATAGAATTTTCCTTGAAAGTTTTATTTTGTTCAGTTGAACATAGGGAAGGCGATTCATTATATTATCTTTGGGGTAACTCTTATTTTGACTATGAGGTTGTGGGTTTGGATATGTCTTCGTGTGAGTGTCTATCCAATAAGTCAGGTCCTCGGGCTTTGGCTCTCGACGAATCTGTCTGTTCACTTAAGGCTATGGAGCAAGTAGATCATGGgttttagagatggaaaatgctattggtacacccattttgtacaccttgggctacaaaatggggtattatgacaaaaaacccctcatgaggcgcatagaggcgcgtgaggctcATGGAAAGGCgcagggtattttagtcataataccccttgtgtAGCCCAATATGTACAAAAATggtgtacatgtagcatgatcCTTTAGAGATAGTAAGATAGGTTCGAGCTGAAAGCTATTTGTGATAGAGGGATCTCTCAAGTTTgtcatattataaaaaaaaaaattattattttatacaattaagtaataataaatgaaggAATAGTAAactattattttcatttaggGAATTGAAGATGAAGGAATAGTATCTTGGAGAGATTTAATAATTCTCATGAAGCTGCAAGTTTACAACTTTTGgaccatagttgtcaaaggcacaCCTAGTCTCAAGGCTTAGTTGAGAGTGCCTCACACTATGAGGCGTGTGTCACACTTCACGTTGAGGTTCTAGGTTCATGTCTTTTTGTTAACCCTAAACCTTAAAGTAAGAAAGGAGAATCAATACTACACCTAAAGGCTTTAGCTAGATTGTCATTGGAgaatttgtttttttcattttaacaaggATTGAGAAATGAatgtaattttaacttttagtATGACCCTAGAATTGTTTATCTTAGGATCTCCATGTATCATCCTAGAAAGTATGGCTTTTGTTGCTTAGGAGAGCTAAAGCCTAACCGTGCAAAGGTGTTGATTGATTGTAGCTATAGATCTTGACAAATTGTGATGATGTgcaagaaaataggaaaatccATGAAGGATAAGTGTCCACATCATTAGAGCTATGTTGGAAGTCAAAGGACCAAGCAACGCACGAGCTTAATCCTGATTGGCTCAGTAAATCAAGAAATCCATATTTCGGTTAGATTATGCTCCCAAAGAGCTTGGAGATAAATAAGCCAAATGAACTTAGTCTGAATCCCAGTAGAACAACActtcttgagatatttaaagataaCAACCCGAAGAAAACCTAATCTGGTTAAGAGATGGCTATCGAAGTAATCTCCAAGTAGAGATGGAGATAATCTTCACAAAACATAGTTCAAATAAAAGGTATTGGAGTACCTATTTGATAAGTCTTCTTTTAGAGGCAATTATTACCATAGGATACACTTTTTTTCAATGCCATGTCTCTTAACGTTCATGAACTTGGGATAGGATATTCCACACTTATTCGATAATCCTTATCGACATCATTCCTAGACTCgcaaaaataagagaaatcaaCTAATTCTGTATGATATGGGTGGATTCAGGTAATTTTTATTGTGATCCTTATCATGAAACTCAACCTAAAAGGTGTATAAAGATCTCAAAGGGTGAGCTAAAGGTATAACTTCAAATACTATTCTCAATATTCTAGAAGCCATCTCCAATAACCTTTgctaacttaagtatcgaagtGACATCATCTAAGTCGAGCCTTAGGGTAGTTATTCTTGTTTTTGTGCGAAAGCACAAGCCTAGATCAATTCAAGACAAGGTccgaaaataaataaaaatagaaaaaaaatataacaaaacaaaatgaagccatttttttctacataaagctaacaatttcttaaaaaatattgaaattacaTTAGCAGGTTACGCTttgttgacaaaaaaaaaaataaaaatagataaagGTAATCTCCATAAGATTTTGATGTGTTGAACTAGACAATGGGTTTGATGTAACAAATAGATTGCATTAGTTTgcattttactttattttccttttacaAAAATGGAATAATGGTGTGGTATAATAACATACCAATCAagttttttgaagaaaaatgtatacaaaaaatatagataattaGGCAGTTAAGAAAAATATAGAatcagttttttatttattatataattatttattttctaaaataatatttattaactaagatatagatcgaaaaaagtgagatatgaaaaatattacagacaaaattaattttcattatatttgttaaattcatcTGACAAacattgaaaaagaagtcacatgactttttatttgacatttttcagatatgcttatcttgatgCCCCTCTAGATAAGTATATTTTGgactttatagataaaaaaaaatgacacataTGTCCTTCAGtgcattctaaaaaaattaacaaataattttataaaaatcttaaaatattttttagtcttgttttgatcattccatatcttaatTCAGAAAGTATCTTAACCTTATTTtgattcaatattattttactcattttaacaaacgctgcctaagtgtaatttttttctatatataactAATTCCATATGAACAATTACTATTTGTATGTAAATGTATTCGatctaaataataaagtaataaatttaaaagttcaAACTTTTTCACTTTTCATTGTGTAAGGCCTAAGGCTGGCTATTCTTGTTTCTgattcatttctatctatgacATTTATCTTTCGTAAACtcacataattaatttccaacTTAAGTGTCTTTCACTTGCTAATTACTTGGTTGAATTCCATCACTTTGCATTTGGCACGAGATaagtttttagatttttaagatTCATGatttttgataatgtttttgaaattttttgattatCCGGGtttatgcaattttatatttggttAGAGTTAAACATTCTTAGAAATGTTAGATATTCTTTTTTCTAGAAATCTTACATtcttatatttggtttaaattcAACTTTCTTGGGaatctatgtttttttttccaaaattactcttatttgattttttgtttaaaaatgataaattcttttcaatatataaaatattaggaccTACAACCTTTTAGAAAGTTAAAATacgttatttttttacacattatgtatatatatgtgtgtatatatatatatataatatatatgtttgtatgaatatatatatatatatatatattcctaagAAACGGATTATGGcaaagataattttaaaaagggTATGAGATTATAAGAGGGTAAGAGgtgttttaaactttttatttgttaaaaattttcgAAGTTCATGGGAATCTAAGATTCTTAacctttatgaaattttttttttaggaaagttgattaaaaataaattctgagaatgttatctttttaaaattatttttttaaaaaattatatcaaatatgagaatatagatttttaacctaatatttttaaaaatttaaattttttttctataccAATTGCCGTGATAAATTGGGAACATTCCTAAGGCCTAATTATTGGGCCCGTTTATAAGGCCTGATTATTGGGCCGGAGCAAAAGGGCTGTCCTGCTAAACAAATTAAAGCCTTATAGGCACTATGAAAAAGTCTAGAGAGCCCAACGGGCTCACCAACTGTCCTATCGAAAGGggataaaatgatgattttgcccCTGCCCGCTCACTTTGCAAAGTGAGCCGCTGCTGCTCTCTCCTTGTCCGCTCGTCTCCCTTCCATGGTTGTCGCCCTCGCCTCGCCGTCACGCCTCGCCCTCGTCACCTCGCCTCCACCATAGGCGACGAGGCTACGGAGGCGATGCGAGGGTAGCGAGGCGATGGGCGCTAGACGATGGCCATGGAAGGGAGACGAGCGAACAACAATGGGCAGgggtaaaattatatttttgcccATTTTCTGTAAGCGGCTTGGTAAGCCTGTTGGGCTCTGTAGAACGACCTAGGGGCCATTAGGGCTCAAAATATTTtggcatctctctctctctttttgaaTCATCCACCATGGAATCCATCAACCAAGCTTTCCTTCTTATTTCGCTTTCGTCGCTACTACGTTGGAATCTTTCAATCAAAGTTTTTTCCCTTTGGAAACCTTGCTCGAGGAAGCCTTCAGCACTAATCCTTGACTTGCAAAATTTGAGGTACGTTTGATTACTTCAATTGGGTGTTAATAATCTTCTCTTGATTTCGATTTGGGGATTTATCGATCGTGGCTAGATTTGTGTGCTATACGCAGTCTCTCGATTTCTCTCGGTTTGATTAATGATGACTATGTgcttattttgttgttgttgttcttgaCAAAACCCTAAGTCTATCCCTCTTGAGCTTTACCCGAATCTCTCTCCCCTTCAAACCCCACTCGGCCAAAACCACTACATCGAAATGGCCTTGCCTATGGCAGCCATGCCATGTTCGTTAGCCACCGTGGCGGAGGCCAACATCCCCACACGGCCCGTCGTGGGTACAATACACGCGGTCCATGTGCGAAAGGTGGCGGCCGAGCATCTACCCTAACTTCTCTTTGATTAAGGGTTTTTCTTTAGTTGTTTGGATCTAGTGTCATCTTATTCCCTATTCTAATTAGTTATTCCATCTTTGTTTGGGTCTCTTTTCTATTTTGGGCTATCCGAATTCCCTTGTTTTAGGTAAGCCCGTTGAGATAATTAAAAGAACTGACTGGCCCATTCCAAATGACCCACTAACTTAACAGACTTGGACTGACCTGATGATCAAGACCCAAAAACCCATGACCTAAGAACTTTTTTGACTTGAATTCATGTACTGTTGATCAACTTAAACCCAGATCCACTTGACCAGCTGGACCAATCCAATCCACCTGTCCTGTGATGACGTCAACATCCGTGCCTTAGGTTGTTCCGCTCCATTTTTTTGAGCTTGTTCTATCCATGTGATCCGTCTATTGTTTAGGACACTTATTTTGGGTCATTAGGGGGTTGCCTCATATATTTGCTCTTCATTTAACtatgttcttattttgtttttgtgaaTATTTTGTTAGGTGGCCTTGACACGTTCCAGGCAGGAGCTAGTTGAGCAGATTCTTAATCAGTGTGAGTAGTTGAACTGTATTCTGGTGTTTTTTATGCATGTTCGCAGTTCTTGTTATCTATTTACTATTGTAGTCTTAACTTATAAATCATTCATGACATCTCATTCTTTTAAATTGCATAAAATGGGGggataagaattaattttaattgttaggAATTGATGATCATCTTGGAGTTTGCCTCCATACTACACAACTTTGCTTGATAATGATTATGGCATTACTGTTGCATATATGAATTTGAACATTCTAATGAAAGAGAACTattataattatctattcaTTCATGACATTGGAATATCTAATTCTAATGAAAGAGAACTattataattatctattcaTTCATGACATTGGAATATCTAGCTAGAACACTCTATGTTGATTTCATTAGCCGTTGGTGCACCACGTAGTTTATGGGTGAGAGATATGTTCCACTTCTAGTATATGATTGACACGAGAATGTTTTGTTGTTGTGTTGTAATGGGCGAGAGTTTGTTCCACCATTACATTTGATGTGATGTGATATGATATGATTGAATGTTAGTTCTACTTGCTCACTCCCATGATTGCACATGTTTCTTATCATCATGCTTTATTACTGTTCCTTTTTAGTTATATTAGCATGGCATGTTTGTATGTCTTGCTGCATTAATTCTTATTTCCTTGTGTTGGAATTCTTTTTACCCCACACCAAGTCTGTCAAGACTTACCCCATTCCCCCTAACATTTTTCAGATCTGGCTTAAGTGGTAGCAGGTTTAAGCACTAGAACTTAAAAGTTGTAAGAGCTCATTTGATAGGTGTTTTGGTCTTTTACTTGGTTATCAAGAGTTTTTCTAAGACAGCTTGTAAGCTCTTCAAAAAAAGGTTAGGCGTACCAACTTTTGGAAAAAGCTATTGGAAGAGCTTATAAGTTCTTCTAACTTTGCCAAATAGGTAAAAAAAAGTAAGCCTTTGAAGAGGTTATAAGTTCTCATTGACCAGAAAATAAGCTAAGCCAAATGCCCTCTCAATCAGCAATGAGACATGGTGATACCATAGTCATGTTGCTGGATACACAATGATTGCACTGACTATAGGACAGTGCACTGATTGTAGGGAAGATATTAACTATTTGGTGCATGATAATTATTAACTTTTATTATTGGTCTGTGATGGTATAATTAACACAAGGATGTTATTGCTTTATGATGAGATCGATTGAGGAGATATTCTGATAGTCTTTTATGATATTTACAGATACTGTTATTCATTTTGCACGCgattattaattataatgttATACTTGACAATTAGTACAAATTTCATGAAATGAGGCTTACTACTTCCTAGTGGAGCCCACAATCCTATTAGGGGGTAGTACCAGTCACAGTTTCTATTTTGGTTCATGAAAATGTTATTGCCATGATTGTTGAAGATGTATTATCTAAGAGAATTCAgcattgttgtttttatttctacTTTTATAAACTTTTCGAGTAAGCGTTTCCATCATCTTAAAAAAGCATTTGGCGTTTCCTTGTGCCATGCAGATCAGAAGGATGAGTGTTTTTACACTGTGAGCTGGGCGTGcaatattgatgaaattccaTTTTTAGATGGTAGGGCAACCATGGAATCTCCCTGATCTTTAATTACCCATTACGACCCAAAAAGGGGAAGCCTGGTGTGAGGATTGGATGCAAGGTTTCCTGGCCTTTTCACTTTTCCTATCAATTAGGGAGTGCTTTTTCTGTCAATGAAGGTTTGGGAGTGCTTTTCTTTGATATTTGGATCGTTGTATACACCCCCCATATTTCACCCCGAAGCTTTTACACTTTGAAAGTCATTCTCGATTTTTACTGGTATTTTGCACAATATGGCattgttattattttcaaaatctcaTTTACAGTTTTACACaagcttttatttttcttgaaagaaggttcaaatttttattagattaaGTTAAATTACAGACCTGAACAGAACCAAACTAACTACAAGATGGAACTGAAAGACACCAAAAGGTCCACCAACAACTATAACCAAACACATCCTAACCCAACCCCCCAAAATGAGTGGCAGAAACCTCAAACTGGGAAAGGAAATGAGACTCAAAACCATAATGCCTTCAGAATAAAAAACTGCCAGAACCAACACATGCCCAGAAAGGTGATAAAGCTGCAATGAAAGAAAGATAGACAGATGCTAGGCTGATCAAAATGCGGTTGCCAAAAACCAACAAATAGAACTTCCAGCCAAACTTCATGTGCCAATAAAAAAGCAGGGATCATTTCATTAAGAGCTTAAGAGCCAACCTTCATTAGGACTCAATCTTCCTTCGTGTGCCAACATATCAAGTTGCAAGTTGCATCAGACCCTGGATAAGACCCACCCACGGGGAAAACAGATCTGCCGAGTGGGAATTGCCCTTTCCAAGATTATGGCTTTCACAATAACTGAAGGCCTCCAATCCCAGCAAGTAGAAAACTTAGAAAATGACTAGGCACCACCCATGGAGCCAAAGATCCAAACCAAGAGGCTTCATGACCCTACAACAATAAGAAAACTCAGTAGCTAGCAAAAATCCCATTGAATTCATTGCAACCCACTCCCTCTTGAACCACCCGCTGATGATCAATAATAGCCTTTAAAACACCAGCCTCATCCTTAGCCAACAAATCCCGCTCATGGTCAAGCTGTGTTGCAAATGAGTGGGGGCAACCTTCATTTTGAATGCTGCAAAGGTCTCTGCCATAACAAGTTGTGAGTTATTTTCTTATTGGTTTTTTAAGCTAAATACTGAAAGGAGAGTGCGTGAAATTGGttaattttcttgcattttcttggaAGCCATGATCTAGTCAGGTTCACTTCCTAGGTAAGGCAGAACTGGGGGACTCCACCTTGGTTTTTAATCTGTGGTGCCCACAGTCAACGAATAAGAAAGCAGCACTGCGTGCAGCTAAAGGGGCGCTATGATTCTTAACATTTACATTCTAATCAAACTGCTATGTGAAGAAAACACATCTGTTAAGTGAGTACTTGGATTGAAATTTCAGAGTATAATATGATTTCATATCTATGGTTTTGTATGAAAGATGCTTAATTAGCTTTTTCCTAATTGTTAGCAGCTTgagtaatttcttttttttgggctTGGACTTTgaataatgtttttcttttcaatggAAAGATAATCATTTGTTTGCCTTAAGGATGGATAACGATAATCAGTTGGAGAAATCAGACCATAGATATGAACAGTTTTTacattgaaaagaaaaacattctTCTATGTccgagccaaaaaaaaaaacattattaaaaGTTGCTTACAATTACAAAAAAGCTAATTAAACATCTTTTATACAAAACCATAGATATGAAATCATATTCTACTCTAAAATTTTGGTCTAAAGTTATTCGCttaggtagtatttgttaactaagatatatattgaaaaaattgggatatggaaagcatttcagacaaaaataattttcatttgtgtttgttaaatttatctacaaagaagtcatgtgactttttGTCTTagatttttcagataaatttatctcttccttcttctttggaCAAGTTATCTTGGATTTTACAGATAAGTTatcttgataaaattttatcttactcattttaacaaatgctaccttaGTAAATGTGCTTTCTGCACATAGCAGTTTGATTGGGAATGCAAATGGCTGAAGAATTATAGCGCCCTTCAGCTGACTCTGGGCACCACAGCATTTCTAAACCAAGGTGAAGTCTCCCAGTTCTGCCTCAACTGTTACCTTTAAAGTGAACATGACCAGATCATGGATTTCAAAGAAAATGCAGGAAAATGAACCAATTTCATGTAGTTTCCTTTCAATATTTAGCTTAAAAAACCAATATGAAAATAACTTATAATTTGTTATGGAAAGGACCTTTGCTAATGAAGGTTGCTTCCTCTCATTTGCAACACAAAGCTCGAGTAAAACAATAaacaagatttttgaaaacaacaatGCTATATTGTGTCAAATACTTGCAAAAATTGAGAATGGTTTTGAAAGTGTAAAGAGTTCGGGGTGAAGTTAGAAGTATATGTAATGGTTCAATATCAAAGAAAAACACGCCCCAGAACTATATTGACAAAAAATACTCCCTTCATTGTCAGAAAAGGTGAAAAAGCCAAGCAACCCTCACGTCCACACCTCACATGGGGTTTTCCCATTCTAGATCGCAATGTCTAATTAAGGATCAGGAGATTCAATAGCTAATCAAAGTCCAGGATCAGCTCCTCGAGTGCAGCCAGAGTGGACTCCAAGGTTGACTGTCGTCTTTCAGCAGTGAAATTTAGCGGTGGTGGTGGACTGAAGCCAATGCTGCCAAGATTAATGCCTCTACTAAGCTTGTCTGGTCTGAAAATCTTGTCAAGGCTTTCACTTCCTGCAAATCATCATTGGAATTATTCTGAATATTCAACCCAGGAATCTGACTCTCGATAGAATCCCTGTTGATAATTATGCTTTAGTTGCTGAGTCATCCATGAGTTTAGGaggttgttatttttttcttctgttgcagATTTTTTAGGAGTTTGTTATGTGCTTATCAAGTCAAGTTTAGTTGCTTAAATTTAGCTTTCTGTTGAAAGACTATAGCTGATTACGGGATTTGTAGCAGGTTTTCAGGATTAGCAGCTGATTTAGTTACAAATCTCTTGTATTTAAGCTTCtgtgaatttaataaaaagtgtGTGAGTGATTTCAGCTTCTCATCAGTTtaaacagtggtatcagagccgtcaTATCTTGAGGGACCTTGTGAGTATAAAAAATGCAATCTGAGACATCCTTTACAGCTGCGGCACCTCCTGTGTTCGACGGAGAAAACTATCAAATGTGGGCAGTGAGGATGGAAGCCTACTTGGAAGCCAATGATCTTTGGGAAACAGTGGAAGAGGACTACGAAGTTCCACCTTTACCAGAGAATCCAACAATGGCACAGATCAGAAATCACAaagagaagaagcagaagaaatcCAAGGGAAAAGCTTGCCTTTTTACAGCAGTTTCATCAACTATCTTTACCAGGATTATGACTCTCAAGTCAGCAAAGGCAATTTGGGATTTTCTCAAGAAAGAGTATGAGGGAAATGAGAAGATCAAAGGGATCCAAATGCTGAACCTAATCAGAGAGTTTGAGATGCAAAGAATGAAAGACTCAGAAACTGTGAAAGAGTATTCTGATAAGCTTCTTTGCATAGCAAATAAGGTAAGGATACTTGGTGGTGAGTTTCTTGACTCTAGAATAGTCCAGAAGATTCTGGTTACTCTTCCAGAACGTTTTGAATCAACAATTTCTTCTTTGGAGAACTCAAAGGATTTGTCCAGCATCTCTTTGGCAGAATTGTTGAATGCTCTTCAGGTACAAGAGCAGAGAAGACTTATGAGGCAAGAAGGAACCATTGAAGGGGCTTTACAGGCCAAACTGCAGATCAAGGGCAAGAAGAAGCAGGGGAAGAAAGGAAGTGCTGATCAGCCTTGCAATTCAATCTGGGGGAGCAGACAAATCAAATTATCCTCCATGCCAGCATTGTGGAAAAAAAGGTCATTCTCCTTTTAAGTGTTGGAGGAGACCTGATGTGAAGTGCCACAAGTGCCAGCAATTAGGTCATATTGCTAAGATCTGCAAGAACAAAAATCAACAGCAGCAAGCAGGTGCACAAGTAGCAGATCAACAAGAGCAAGAGCAGGAACAATTGTTTGTAGCTACTTGTTTTTCCACTGTCAGTTCTGGAGAAAGTTGGTTGGTGGACAGTGGTTGTACTAATCACATGACAAATGATGAGGAGTTGTTTCAGGAACTAAGCAAGTCAACTACCACTAAAGTCAGAATAGGAAATGGAGAGTGTATTGAAGTCAAAGGAAAAGGAACAGTTTCCATTGAAACCTATTCAGGTACCAAGCTTATACCTGATGTTTATTATGTTCCTGACATTAATCAAAATCTTTTAAGTGTTGGACAGCTGCTTGAAAAAGGATACAAAGTCCTATTTGAAAATAGGATGTGTTTGATTAAGGATGCAGAAGGAAATGAACTGTTTCGAGTAAAGATAAAGAACAAAAGTTTCTCTTTGGATCTTATGAAAGAGGAACATGATGCCTACAATATTTCAGAACAGACAACTGAGTTATGGCACAAGAGGTTGGGACATTTCAATCAAGCAGCACTATTGCTGATGAGGATAAAAGAAATGGTGCAGGGATTGCCACCTCTGGTTGAGCATTTACCAAATTGTAGAGCTTGCCAATTTGGTAAGCAAACAAGGTTGTCGTTTCCACAACAGGCTTGGagggaaacaaaaaaattgcagCTCATTCACACTGATTTGAGTGGACCAAAGATAGAACCATCACTGAAAGGGAGTAGATATTATATagctttcattgatgattttacaAGGATGAGCTGGATTTATTTTCTCAGGTTTAAGTCTGAAGTTGCAGGTATTTTTTGGAGATACAAGGCTTGGATTGAGAATCAAAGTGGATGCAAGATCAAAGCCATTCGATCTGACAATGGGACAGAGTACATCTCAAACCAGTTTACTCAATTTTGTGAAGAGGCTGGTATAGAGCATCAATTCACTGCTCCTTActctccacaacaaaatggagtaagTGAAAGGAAAAACAGAACTATTGGTGAGATGGTGAGGTGCCTCCTTCATGAGAAGGATCTTCCTAAAAGTTTTTGGGCAGAGGCAGCTAGCACTGCTATATTTCTCCTCAACAGACTGCCTACAAAGGCAGTAGAAGGAAAAACACCATATGAGGCTTGGTTTGGCAGTAAGCCTCAAGTTATGAATCTTAAGGTGTTTGGTTGTCTTTGTTTTACTTATATTCCACAGGCAAAGAGGGATAAACTGGACAAGAAGGCAGAACCTGGTATTTTCATTGGCTATAGCTCACAATCAAAGGCATATAGAGTCTTTCAACCTGAGACTGGAAAGATTCTAATCAGCAGGGATGTTCATTTTGTTGAGGATGAGAAATGGTGTTggaaaaaaaaggaagcaaAGCAAACTATTCTACCTGAGTTAATTCCAGATGAAATTGTGGATGATCCAACAGTTAGAGGAACCAGATTGCTCACTGATATTTACCAAAGATGCAGTGTTGCAATACTAGTACCAGCAACTTTCAGTGAAGCGGAAAATGACCCCAAATGGAAGGCTGCAATGAAGGAGGAGATGTCAATGATagagaaaaatcaaacatgggaGCTGGTAGACAGACCTCAAAATAGAAATGTTATTGGTGTGAAGTGGGTTTTTAGAACCAAGTTGAATGCAGATGGCTCCATCAATAAACATAAGGCCAGGTTAGTAGTTAAAGGCTTTGCACAAGTACCAGGAGTTGATTTTTCAGAAACTTTTGCTCCTGTTGCAAGGCTAGACACCATTAGATTGCTTTTGGCCATGGCAGCTCAGAAACAATGGAAGGTATGCCAATTAGATGTCAAATCTGCCTTCCTAAATGGCTACTTGCAGGAGGAGATTTTCGTTGAACAACCAGAAGGCTTTGCAAAGAAGGGACAGGAGGATAAAGTATGTCCACTGAAAAGGGCattgtatggattaaaacaggCCCCTAGGGCTTGGTATAGCAGAATTGATGACTATCTCAAAGAGCTTGGGTTTGCTAAAAGTCTAAGTGAATCCACATTATATGCTAAGAGTTCGAATGTTGGCATCTTGATTGTGTCcctatatgttgatgatcttTTAGTAACAGGAAGCAATGTCAAGCTTGTTGAAGAGTTCAAAGAAGATATGAGGAAGGTTTTTGAGATGACAGACCTTGGAATGATGACctacttccttgg encodes:
- the LOC127792133 gene encoding uncharacterized protein LOC127792133 encodes the protein MQSETSFTAAAPPVFDGENYQMWAVRMEAYLEANDLWETVEEDYEVPPLPENPTMAQIRNHKEKKQKKSKGKACLFTAVSSTIFTRIMTLKSAKAIWDFLKKEYEGNEKIKGIQMLNLIREFEMQRMKDSETVKEYSDKLLCIANKVRILGGEFLDSRIVQKILVTLPERFESTISSLENSKDLSSISLAELLNALQVQEQRRLMRQEGTIEGALQAKLQIKGKKKQGKKGSADQPCNSIWGSRQIKLSSMPALWKKRSFSF